Proteins co-encoded in one Vidua macroura isolate BioBank_ID:100142 chromosome 13, ASM2450914v1, whole genome shotgun sequence genomic window:
- the KBTBD8 gene encoding kelch repeat and BTB domain-containing protein 8: protein MAALGEPSQFSQTLNGVPPSNQASSGMDPFHACSILQQLKTMYDEGQLTDIVVEVDHGKTFSCHRNVLAAISPYFRSMFTSGLTESTQKEVRIVGVEAESMHLVLNYAYTSRVVLTEANVQALFTAASIFQIPSIQDQCAKYMISHLDPQNSIGVFIFADHYGHQELKDRSQDYIRKKFLSVTKEQEFLQLRKDQLISILNSDDLNVDKEEHVYESIIRWFEHEQNKREVHLPEIFAKCIRMPLLDETFLEKIPPVFAQAMAKSCVQKGQPSANGYTQRLGMTASEMIICFDAAHKHSGKKQTVPCLDSVTGRVFKLCKPPNDLREVGILVSPDNDIYIAGGYRPSSSEVSIDHRAESDFWMYDHSGNRWIPKAPLLRARIGCKLVHCCGKLYAIGGRVYEGDGRNSLKSVECYDSRENCWTAVCPMPVAMEFHSAVEYKDNIYVLQGEFFLCYDPQKDYWGFLTPMTVPRIQGLATVYNDSIYYIAGTCGNHQRMFTVEAYDIEQNKWTRKKDFPCDQSINPYIKLVLLKNKLHLFVRATQVTVEEHVFRTSRKNSLYQYDEVTDQWQKVYETPDRLWDLGRHFECVVAKLYPQCLQKVI from the exons ATGGCAGCGCTGGGAG AACCAAGTCAGTTTTCACAAACACTGAACGGAGTCCCTCCCTCAAACCAAGCCAGCAGTGGAATGGACCCCTTCCATGCTTGTAGTATTCTCCAACAGCTGAAGACCATGTATGATGAAGGACAGCTGACAGATATTGTGGTGGAAGTGGATCATGGGAAAACATTCTCCTGTCATAGGAATGTTCTTGCTGCAATCAGTCCTTATTTCAG ATCGATGTTCACGAGCGGCCTTACCGAGAGCACGCAGAAGGAAGTTCGGATCGTTGGTGTCGAGGCAGAGTCAATGCATTTAGTGTTGAACTATGCATATACCTCCAGAGTAGTGCTGACAGAGGCCAACGTTCAAGCTTTGTTCACTGCAGCCAGTATCTTCCAGATCCCTTCCATACAAGACCAGTGTGCTAAATACATGATCAGTCATTTGGACCCACAGAACTCCATTGGGGTGTTCATCTTTGCTGATCACTATGGTCATCAGGAACTCAAAGACAGGTCACAAGACTACATTCGCAAGAAGTTTCTGAGTGTCACCAAAGAGCAAGAGTTTCTTCAGTTGAGAAAAGACCAACTGATAAGTATCCTCAACAGTGATGATTTAAATGTAGATAAAGAAGAACATGTTTATGAGAGCATTATAAGGTGGTTTGAGCATGAACAAAATAAGAGAGAAGTGCACCTTCCAGAAATATTTGCCAAATGCATCCGTATGCCTCTGTTGGATGAGACGTTTTTAGAGAAAATCCCTCCCGTGTTTGCACAGGCGATGGCCAAAAGCTGTGTACAAAAGGGACAACCCAGTGCCAATGGCTACACACAGCGGCTTGGAATGACCGCTTCCGAAATGATCATATGCTTCGATGCTGCCCACAAACACTCAGGAAAGAAGCAAACAGTGCCTTGTTTAGATTCGGTCACAGGGAGAGTGTTTAAACTATGCAAGCCACCAAATGACTTGAGGGAGGTGGGAATTCTCGTGTCTCCTGATAACGACATTTACATTGCGGGTGGTTACAGGCCGAGCAGCAGCGAGGTCTCCATCGACCACCGGGCCGAGAGTGATTTTTGGATGTACGATCACTCTGGCAATAGGTGGATTCCCAAGGCTCCTTTGCTGCGGGCCAGAATAGGCTGCAAGTTGGTTCACTGCTGTGGGAAGCTGTACGCCATCGGGGGGAGAGTTTATGAAGGAGATGGGCGGAACTCCCTCAAGTCTGTGGAGTGCTATGACAGCCGGGAGAACTGCTGGACAGCTGTGTGTCCCATGCCGGTGGCAATGGAGTTCCACAGTGCTGTGGAATATAAGGATAACATCTATGTTTTACAGG gGGAGTTCTTCCTTTGCTACGATCCTCAGAAGGATTACTGGGGATTTCTGACCCCAATGACTGTGCCTAGAATCCAAGGCTTGGCAACAGTGTACAACGACTCCATCTACTACATAGCTGGCACGTGTGGGAACCATCAGCGCATGTTCACCGTCGAGGCCTACGACATCGAACAGAACAAGTGGACTCGAAAAAAAGACTTCCCGTGCGACCAGTCCATCAATCCATACATAAAACTTGTTCTCCTCAAAAACAAACTCCATCTCTTTGTCAGAGCTACTCAAGTCACTGTTGAAGAACACGTTTTCAGAACCAGCAGGAAGAATTCGCTCTACCAGTATGATGAGGTCACTGACCAGTGGCAGAAAGTCTACGAGACTCCAGACAGGCTCTGGGATTTAGGCCGGCATTTTGAATGTGTTGTTGCTAAATTGTATCCGCAGTGTCTTCAGAAAgttatttaa